The Methanocella arvoryzae MRE50 genome includes a region encoding these proteins:
- a CDS encoding OmpL47-type beta-barrel domain-containing protein, whose amino-acid sequence MAVDSTGNIYVADTINQRIQVWDKASDTWTPMGSPGTETGQFKEPYGIAVDDTGNIYVADTFNQRIQVWNKATNTWTTMGSHGDEPGQFDQTSGIAVDDTGNIYVTDTFNHRIQVWNKATNTWTTMGSHGDEPGQFDQTSGIAVDDTGNIYVTDTINHRIQVWNKATNTWTPIGSLGDEPGQFKEPYGIAVDGTGNIYVTDRVNHRIQVWNKATNTWTIMGSYGIDPGQFGMPHGIAVDDAGNIYVADTRIDRIQVWNVVDAVAGSDVFVDNTVPIVMCTPGGIPVNGWYTADIPVTLSAVDEGSGIGSILYSLDNVNWNSYTAPFTVSMEGMNTVYWNVTDNAGNSALGNIELPLDKVAPTTTASLTGTKVQDTYYSDVTVTLTATDTVSGVNYTEYRVNNGSWIRYTGPFTLNISSNVSYRSVDNAENMESVQTISFNRFISPERIIGGGTISMDTMYGRQPTPTATPVATPVTGGTIEVTVTPTPTVSSSPTPATSPSQSASPTAPEQDQSGFPVWILLLALSVIVVAAGTYFLFFRK is encoded by the coding sequence ATTGCGGTGGATAGCACGGGCAACATATACGTAGCCGACACAATTAATCAGAGGATTCAGGTATGGGACAAAGCCAGTGATACCTGGACACCAATGGGCAGCCCTGGCACCGAAACAGGACAATTCAAAGAGCCGTATGGTATTGCAGTTGATGATACGGGCAACATATACGTAGCCGACACCTTTAATCAGAGGATTCAGGTATGGAACAAAGCCACAAACACCTGGACAACAATGGGCAGCCATGGCGACGAACCCGGACAATTCGATCAAACGTCTGGTATTGCAGTTGATGATACGGGCAACATATACGTAACCGACACCTTTAATCATAGGATTCAGGTATGGAACAAAGCCACAAACACCTGGACAACAATGGGCAGCCATGGCGACGAACCCGGACAATTCGATCAAACGTCTGGTATTGCAGTTGATGATACGGGCAACATATACGTAACCGATACAATTAATCACAGGATTCAGGTATGGAATAAAGCCACAAACACCTGGACACCAATAGGCAGCCTTGGTGATGAACCAGGACAATTCAAAGAGCCGTATGGTATTGCGGTGGATGGCACGGGCAACATATACGTAACCGACAGAGTTAATCACAGGATTCAGGTATGGAATAAAGCTACAAACACCTGGACAATAATGGGCAGCTATGGCATCGATCCAGGACAATTCGGCATGCCTCATGGTATTGCGGTGGATGACGCGGGCAACATATACGTAGCCGACACCAGGATTGACAGAATTCAGGTGTGGAATGTGGTTGATGCTGTTGCGGGTTCGGATGTGTTCGTTGATAATACAGTGCCCATTGTTATGTGTACTCCTGGAGGTATTCCGGTCAACGGATGGTATACTGCTGATATACCGGTCACCTTGTCTGCGGTAGATGAGGGCTCAGGGATCGGCTCGATCCTGTATAGCCTGGATAATGTGAACTGGAACTCCTACACAGCACCTTTCACGGTATCTATGGAAGGCATGAATACTGTGTACTGGAACGTTACAGATAACGCCGGGAATTCTGCACTGGGTAACATAGAATTACCCCTCGACAAAGTTGCCCCGACAACCACAGCCAGTCTCACCGGAACCAAAGTACAGGATACATATTATTCAGATGTAACAGTCACATTGACTGCTACAGACACCGTTTCAGGGGTGAACTACACGGAGTATAGAGTGAATAATGGGTCCTGGATCAGGTATACGGGGCCGTTTACCCTGAATATTTCCAGTAATGTGAGTTATCGCTCTGTAGATAATGCGGAGAACATGGAGTCAGTGCAGACTATCTCGTTCAACCGGTTTATCAGTCCAGAGAGAATTATTGGAGGCGGCACGATCTCGATGGATACGATGTATGGCAGACAACCGACACCGACAGCAACACCGGTTGCTACTCCGGTTACGGGTGGAACGATAGAGGTGACGGTAACGCCGACTCCAACTGTATCGTCCTCACCGACACCCGCAACTTCACCTTCCCAAAGTGCAAGCCCCACGGCACCAGAACAGGATCAGTCAGGATTTCCTGTATGGATTCTTCTGCTCGCACTCTCTGTAATAGTAGTGGCAGCGGGCACATATTTCCTGTTCTTCAGGAAATAA
- a CDS encoding FlgD immunoglobulin-like domain containing protein, whose amino-acid sequence MVTGSVTVAPAVTKSGAVTEVTYSLANVSGQEYMVYVENDGRVINILNQGIAADGTYYTSWNGKYTNGTNVPDGTYTIKLNTTPYWTTMGS is encoded by the coding sequence ATGGTAACCGGTTCAGTGACAGTCGCTCCTGCCGTTACTAAGAGTGGCGCCGTCACTGAGGTTACATATAGCCTGGCGAACGTGAGCGGCCAGGAGTACATGGTGTATGTCGAGAACGACGGCAGAGTGATAAACATACTAAATCAGGGCATAGCCGCTGATGGAACATACTACACGTCATGGAATGGCAAATACACGAACGGCACAAACGTGCCAGATGGCACATACACAATAAAACTAAACACCACACCTTACTGGACAACAATGGGCAGCTAG